One region of Azoarcus sp. CIB genomic DNA includes:
- a CDS encoding (Fe-S)-binding protein, protein MTESPTRGPRVGLFATCLMNVFRPNVGFSAVKLLEDAGCTVEVPANQTCCGQPGYNSGDYDAARALARQVIETFEHYDYIVGPSGSCMATIRHDYPVLFQDDPVWLPRAQALSEKAWELLSFLTDVLGATASDSHYDGTVTYHDSCSGLRGLGIKGQPRTLLGEVDGLKLKEMEDSEVCCGFGGTFCVKYPEISEKMVEDKVRNILATGADTVIGGDLGCLMNIAGRLKRINAPVKVFHTAEVLAGLADGPGLAGAAKESD, encoded by the coding sequence ATGACCGAATCGCCCACCCGCGGGCCGCGCGTCGGACTGTTCGCCACCTGTCTGATGAACGTGTTCCGTCCGAACGTCGGCTTCTCGGCGGTGAAACTCCTCGAAGATGCCGGCTGTACCGTCGAGGTGCCCGCGAACCAGACCTGCTGCGGCCAGCCCGGCTACAACAGCGGCGATTACGACGCCGCGCGCGCGCTCGCCCGCCAGGTGATCGAAACCTTCGAGCACTACGACTACATCGTCGGTCCGTCCGGCTCGTGCATGGCGACGATCCGCCACGACTATCCGGTGCTGTTCCAGGACGACCCCGTGTGGCTGCCGCGCGCGCAAGCGCTGTCGGAGAAGGCTTGGGAGCTGCTGTCCTTCCTCACCGACGTGCTCGGTGCGACCGCATCCGATTCCCACTACGACGGCACCGTGACCTACCACGACTCCTGTTCCGGCCTGCGCGGCTTGGGCATCAAGGGCCAACCGCGCACCCTGCTGGGCGAGGTCGACGGCCTCAAGCTCAAGGAGATGGAAGACAGCGAGGTGTGCTGCGGCTTCGGCGGCACCTTCTGCGTGAAGTACCCGGAGATCTCCGAGAAGATGGTCGAAGACAAGGTGCGCAACATTCTCGCCACAGGCGCCGACACCGTCATCGGCGGCGACCTCGGCTGCCTGATGAACATCGCCGGGCGGCTGAAGCGCATCAACGCGCCGGTGAAGGTCTTCCACACCGCCGAAGTCTTGGCCGGCCTCGCCGACGGGCCGGGGCTCGCCGGGGCCGCGAAGGAGTCCGACTGA
- a CDS encoding DUF2784 domain-containing protein, translating to MFALMAADLVVLVHALFIAFVVFGGLLTLRWPRAKWVHLPVAAYGAAIELIGWTCPLTPLENALRLAAGGVDYRGGFIEHYLIPLIYPAGLTPQVQLVLGLLVLAVNVLVYGIVALRRRRRRAGD from the coding sequence GTGTTTGCGTTGATGGCGGCCGATCTCGTCGTGCTGGTGCACGCGCTCTTCATCGCCTTCGTGGTATTCGGCGGGCTGCTGACACTGCGTTGGCCGCGCGCAAAGTGGGTGCATCTGCCCGTCGCGGCGTACGGGGCGGCGATCGAACTGATCGGCTGGACCTGTCCGCTGACCCCGCTCGAGAATGCGCTGCGCCTCGCGGCGGGGGGCGTGGATTACCGCGGCGGTTTCATCGAGCACTACCTGATCCCGCTGATCTACCCGGCGGGGCTCACGCCGCAGGTCCAGCTCGTGCTCGGACTGCTGGTGCTGGCGGTCAACGTGCTCGTGTACGGCATCGTCGCCCTGCGTCGGCGGCGGCGCAGGGCGGGCGATTGA
- the gcvA gene encoding transcriptional regulator GcvA: MTARLPPLNALRAFEVAARHLSFKLAAEELSVTPTAISHQIRGLEQDLGVPLFRRLIRALELTPEGEAMLPKLREAMSAIAESVETVRAMRPLSRLSVVAPPSFASRWLVPRLQRFAELHPQIELHLASATKAIDGRDAAGLGIEPLTQRVEGGQLWIRFGTGAYPGYRSEMLLEPEYTAVCSPALLRAKIPLRQPSDLRRHSLIHDDTVPDTRERPTWAEWLQAAGVTSVRADAGLHFSDSGLAIAAALDGLGVALVSKPLVAAEVAAGRLVMPFGISLRRRFAYYIVTPQAVVPRATVAAFREWLLDEARRDAIRLADAQPAPAD; this comes from the coding sequence ATGACCGCCCGTCTTCCCCCGCTCAACGCCCTGCGCGCCTTCGAGGTCGCTGCGCGGCACCTGAGCTTCAAGCTTGCCGCCGAGGAACTCTCGGTCACGCCGACCGCGATCAGCCACCAGATCCGCGGCCTCGAGCAGGATCTGGGCGTGCCCCTGTTCCGGCGCCTGATACGTGCGCTCGAACTCACGCCGGAAGGCGAGGCGATGCTGCCCAAACTGCGCGAAGCGATGAGCGCGATCGCCGAGTCGGTCGAGACGGTCCGCGCGATGCGGCCGCTGAGCCGGCTGTCGGTCGTCGCACCGCCGTCCTTCGCGTCGCGCTGGCTCGTTCCTCGGCTACAGCGCTTCGCCGAGCTGCACCCGCAGATCGAGCTGCATCTGGCGAGCGCGACCAAGGCGATCGACGGCCGCGACGCCGCAGGGCTGGGCATCGAGCCGCTCACGCAGCGCGTCGAGGGTGGCCAGTTGTGGATCCGCTTCGGCACGGGCGCCTATCCGGGCTATCGCAGCGAGATGCTGCTCGAACCCGAATACACCGCGGTGTGCAGCCCGGCGCTGCTGCGCGCGAAGATCCCGCTGCGCCAGCCGTCGGACCTGCGGCGCCACAGCCTGATCCACGACGACACGGTGCCCGACACGCGCGAGCGGCCGACCTGGGCCGAATGGCTGCAGGCCGCGGGCGTCACCTCGGTGCGCGCCGACGCCGGCCTGCACTTCAGCGACTCGGGCCTCGCCATCGCCGCCGCGCTCGACGGGCTGGGGGTCGCGCTGGTCTCCAAGCCGCTGGTCGCCGCGGAGGTCGCCGCCGGCCGCCTCGTCATGCCCTTCGGCATCAGCCTGCGGCGCCGCTTCGCCTACTACATCGTGACGCCGCAGGCGGTCGTCCCGCGGGCCACGGTCGCGGCCTTCCGCGAATGGCTGCTGGACGAGGCGCGCCGCGACGCGATCCGCCTCGCGGATGCACAGCCCGCGCC
- a CDS encoding EamA family transporter, with product MLAGLLAALGAGLLWGLVFVVPLMLGDYPGIVLAFGRYIAFGVLALGLAWMDRAALAKLTRADWIEAGKLALIGNLVYYTTLASAIQLAGAPVPTLMIGTLPVVIAICANITERRAGNAADVVAWRRLALPLVVILAGLVVVQLDPSTHAADAAGQGGEGAQGGLRYALGLLLAAVAVASWTWYPIRNGRWLRARGPGLARPWATAQGLATLPLALIAAAGFALWQGVAAPADAFDWPLGPRPGTFVGLMLLVGLAASWLGTLLWNRASHLLPPAFAGQLIVFETLAALLYAFLWYGRWPGLGEAAGIVLLVVGVLLGVRVFRPAASGS from the coding sequence ATGCTGGCTGGTCTGCTCGCGGCGCTCGGCGCGGGGCTGTTGTGGGGGCTCGTGTTCGTCGTGCCGCTGATGCTCGGGGACTACCCCGGCATCGTGCTCGCGTTCGGCCGCTACATCGCCTTCGGCGTCCTCGCCCTCGGCCTCGCCTGGATGGACCGCGCGGCACTGGCAAAGCTCACGCGTGCCGACTGGATCGAGGCCGGCAAGCTCGCACTGATCGGCAACCTCGTCTATTACACGACGCTCGCCAGCGCGATCCAGCTCGCCGGCGCACCGGTGCCGACGCTGATGATCGGCACGCTGCCGGTCGTGATCGCGATCTGCGCGAACATTACCGAACGCCGTGCCGGCAATGCCGCCGATGTCGTCGCGTGGCGGCGCCTCGCGCTGCCGCTCGTGGTGATCCTTGCCGGCCTCGTGGTCGTGCAGCTCGATCCCTCCACTCATGCGGCTGACGCGGCCGGGCAGGGAGGCGAGGGTGCCCAAGGCGGACTGCGCTACGCGCTGGGTCTGCTGCTGGCCGCCGTCGCGGTTGCGTCGTGGACCTGGTATCCGATCCGCAACGGGCGCTGGCTGCGCGCGCGCGGGCCGGGCCTTGCGCGGCCGTGGGCGACCGCACAGGGGCTCGCGACGCTGCCGCTCGCGCTCATCGCCGCAGCCGGCTTCGCGCTGTGGCAGGGTGTCGCCGCGCCGGCGGACGCGTTCGACTGGCCGCTGGGGCCGCGCCCCGGGACCTTCGTCGGCCTGATGCTGCTCGTGGGTCTGGCCGCATCGTGGCTCGGTACGCTGCTGTGGAACCGCGCGAGCCATCTGCTGCCCCCGGCGTTCGCGGGCCAGCTCATCGTGTTCGAAACCCTGGCGGCGCTGCTCTATGCTTTCCTGTGGTACGGGCGTTGGCCGGGTCTCGGCGAGGCGGCAGGCATTGTGCTGCTGGTCGTGGGCGTGCTGCTGGGCGTGCGCGTGTTCCGGCCGGCGGCAAGCGGATCTTGA